TTTTTATAGTGATTTATTCAacctaaaatcatttttttataagAAACCACCCAAATGAGGATCCATACCCAATATCACGGATCGGATTCGGATCATTACCAGGTATATTTACACATTTAATCGGGTATAGATCTGTGTCAGAGATCTATCTATTCCGATTTCGGGTTATCGGGTCCGGATGCCCTCTCAGGTGTAAGAACTCGATGAACCTGTCACCAAATCGCTCCCGAGAGAACATGCTTGAGctagcgatggtggcgggagcggggttatcttcttcttccttccaccTTCTCCACCTCCGGCCTTCTTCTGCCTTCCGTAGCTTGAACCCACTGCTACCTCCAAAACCTCCTCTTATCCTGTCGTCTTCTTCGCGGGCAGCCGTCAGGGCTCATTCTTTTGCGGGGAATTTCGAGTGGCACGGCTCCGCCGCCCGCGCCAAACGGGGCTCTGATGGATTCTGGGAGGATCCGGATGATGGATATGACAGCGAGTTGGAAGAGGTGGATCAAGAACTTGAGGATGAGGAAGGGGAGGAAGTCAGTGGTGATCAGGGAGACGCTACGATTTCCACTGTGTCCCAATATGACGATCTCGTCAAAGGTTATATACCCTTACCCAAAACTCTTTCTTTCTTGTATTAGACGACGTTGAAGCGGATGTGTTAGGGTCCATGGTTCCTGGGGTGTTCCTTATCATGATTGCATCTTCATTATAGCGGAAAGATTGGATCTTGTCGTGCGATTGTTTTAGAGGTTAATGAATGCTTCTCGACTAGGATGACTGCTGGCTTAATTCttcatactttttttttatttttctaacttTTGGCTCCGTTATTGACCAGTCACttttattttcatcaaaagaATGTTTTTGATCCGCACATTCTATCTTGATCTGGCATGTGACTTGATGTCTAAGCTGCTTAGTCTGCAACATTAGCTCGTTTTCACATCTATACTGTTGATTCAAAATATGCATTGTTTCTTGTCTTTTCAACTTCTTTATCTTGTCAGTAATGCACTTCAAGTTTCTGGCCAATTATGACTGTTAAATTTGGTAAATCTTTGCTTGGGAAATATAGACACGAAAAAGTAGTAGTGACTTCTTTAGCGTTAACTGTCAAAATTTCCATTATTGCCTTAAAATTTTCCATTTGTTTCTGGCTCATTATGAAAGAAAATCAATCTGCAATTGTTATGACCCGATTGCATAAGTAATCGATCATTGATTTAGTTGAATTTGCACATCAAATACGAAATGGGAAATGGAAGAAGATTAATAGAAGATAACAGTAAGACCAAATGCTTAACAAAATCTCCAGCACTGGATGATGTTGATGCTTGTGGCTTTTAGTGTTGTATTCCAAACATGTGCCAACTACCAAGACTATCACTCAGGTGATTGATTGTGCTCTTCCATTTGAAAGAGATCTAATTTTCCAACTTGGAAAAGCTCTttcattttgtttttaatttgAGTAATTTTTAGATCAATTTTGTGAGACTCCATATGGTTGAGCCTCATTTAATGGGCCTCCCCTTTTACCCATATATCGGCAAGAAGTAAGGATATATTTCAACTTTTACTGGGTGTAATAAAATTTCTTTGCTATTTTGATTGAACCATTTGCTTATTTAGCAACTATAAATTTGTTTGTATTGATTCTCTTGCAGAAGTTGACCTGATATTAGAGCCAGAAGAGAAGGTTATTTTGCAACGGAACGAAGTCCCAGACCTTAGCAAAATATCAACTGTTAAGTTCTCCTGACTTAGAAGTATCATATCTAGAGCAGTTGCTTGCATATATGCAGAATTTCTAGGTTAAAATTTATCTGAACTTTTTGCATATCTCAAATATTTGGGACATCACGGCTTGTTGTTGTATATATGGATATGCTACTGTTGCATAAAATGACATACGACTGTTTGTTTTCTAAAGAGTGATGAGAAAATTTATATCCCACATAGTAGGTGATTCTTCACCTATTAGAATAAACAAGCTAATTTTTTCACATGCCTAACTTTTACTACAGATGAAGTGGAACCCATTTCATAGTCTAGCATTGTCAGGTCAGATTCCCTTCATGGATAAACTACTTGAGGATGGTAGTACAGATATTGATTGTCTTGACAAGGTAATCTTCCCATTGCTTTAATCATGTCATAAATGTTTGATAAGAATAACCCTCCCTTCTATGAAGCATGGAACTTGATTAGGTTTCATGACATAGGATGGCTTCACAGCTCTTCATAAAGCTATTATTGGCAAAAAGGAGGCTGTTATCAGTCATCTCCTAAGGAGAGGTGCAAATCCTCAAGTGAAAGATCCGGTAAGAGGAAAAACAAACTGCCACAAATCTTACTCACTATCATTATTGTTCAATTTAGATTAAGTACATTGTTGTCCTCTGTGATAGGATGGTGCTACGCCACTCCATTATGCGGTTCAAGTTGGTGCAATGCAAACTGTGAAGTTGCTAATAAAATATAAAGTTGATGTGAATGTTGCAGATAATGTGAGTTGCATCTGTTTTGCTGTATTTTTCGGTTATACATTCTTGTAACTATTAGCTTACTTTGCAAAATACTGTGCAGGATGGTTGGACACCATTACATGTGGCAATACAAACTAGATCTAGAGATATAGCAAAGGTATTGCTGGTAAATGGTGCTGATAAGACAAGAAGAAACAAGGTAATGGTTGGACTTGTCGATCTTTTGACCTTTGTGTAAATTTAAACGGGCTAAAAATGAACTGAAATTATCTTCCACGAATATTTGTTTATAACTGCTGAAATTCTTGGAACCCTCTTGGTTTGGTTCCATTGTGATTGTCTTAAACTCAAGCAATGCTTGTAGTATGCTTGTTTCTAGTAATTTTATATGTATTCAATTATTCATCAGCGAAAAGAAACAAATAAGCTTTTGTGTTTGTAAGATAACATATCTATTCTTTGACATCCAGTTGTCATAAATTGTCTGGAGCAGAAGAATAAAATCCTTCTAGATTTATGCCTGGTTTAACACCTATGCTTGCAAAATCTCAGGACAATAATAGTACCTTTAGATGGTTAATTAATATAGTGGCAAGACGATACTTAAACACCTATGCTTGCAAAATCTCAGGACAGAAATAGAACTTTTAGATGGTAAAGCAATATGGTAGCAAGATGATAATTAATTAAAACATGTGAAACAGCTTTAAGAGGAAAACACACATGCATGACTAGGGAATTAGAGATTCTTTATACTTGATTACACGAGAATGAGTGGCAAATGTAGAGGACTTAGGATTCACAGCCAATGCTTCATATGGTTGATCCTTGTTCTTAATGTCCAGGTCATGAgaaatataataaagaaataaatgATAGAAGTAGCGATCATTTGAAGTTTATGTTGTGTTACATGGTCAACTGCCTGTTGCTACCCAGCTTGGCATTGTGCACACAAATAATAGTCAGCCAGATCTGGGTTGATGGATATGAATGAGAAACCCCGGCATAACCACTCTCTAATGCATAAGCAGTCTGATTAAGTTCTTCCCAAACATTGTAGATATAACTGAAAACCTCCTATATAATTGTCACATGATTGCAACCTTAGCTCTATACTCTCAAGGGGTTTCTGTTTTTCCAATAACAGCTATCAATTTTTGCAGATAATGATGGTGAGAACATCTTTTATTATTCAACATATACATTATTTTGACTTGGTGATGTTAGAAGCTTTTTAAAGCAGTTTCACTCTatacattttcttttcttatgtttTGGTTAACTGAGTGAATAATGTGAATATGAATACATTTCAAGATAAACGACGTTTGCTTTTTGGTGTGATGTCTAGGATGGAAAGACACCTTTGGATCTAAGCTTATGCTTTGGGAAAGATTTCAAGTCCTATGAGCTTGCAAAGCTTCTTAAGCTTGTTCCGGCAAACAGGAATTTCTGATGCATTCTGTTGGTGCATTTATTAATTTTGGAAAGGGGATTACAGTAGATCTACTGGATTCACTTTAGCATCCTTCAATTTAGTTCTTCGGCTCAGATATCCAACTCATTGGGATGCCATGTTGCAGAGATTGATGGAGCTGGTGGAGAGTTGAGTTCGTGCTAATGCACCAATATTCACCTTCAGTATCCTTTTTTATGCTAGCAGGAATCGAGACACTTGATGACAATTTTGTGAAGCTATTTGAAATTTGGTGTAAATGCTAATTTGATCAAAGTTCACATTTAGTATGTACCTGCAGATTGTGTTGTGTTGTATGTTGGAGTTGAATTATGTATGGTATGCAACCAATTTAGTGGAATAATTCCATGCCTCATTCGCTGAGCAattgttattttgttgttttatCAGGTAATTATTTCTCTGCAGAAGGCTTTAAGAGGATCAAAATGTTTCAATATTCTTGAATTTGCTCCATCTTCTTGTGACCTTGATTTACACAAAATTGTCTTCATCCGCCCATTTCAATTTGTTCCCCTTTTATTTTCTTCCTTGATTATTGCTTCTATATTCATTCCAATTATCGACTTTGAATTCTTCAAGTTGAGGCAGGTTTAGGAGCTGAACTTATAATCTTCCTTTTTTCCCCTTTCTTTTCAGACACTCATAATTTCATAGACATATCAGCAATTCATTTTTCACACTTGCAAGCGTTATATTCAATATAATTTGTGGGCTATTTGTTCTCTGTGAGCCCTTCTTAGGCCGGAGATAAACTGGTATTGGCCCATAAGCTATCAACTTAGTgtattaaaataagaaaagaaaaggaaaatattatgatttatttttctgTGAAAATAAGAATGTCTAATAAATTGGTACACTACCCCATAAATTATTAGCTTAGTCTATTAAAAAAATTTGGCgtgaaaaaagaaaagagggcATTTTACCTTAAAAAAATTTTACTATTGGGGTTTAATGCAATGGTGGCACTCTAAACGGTAAGCTTTGTGCAGGCTGATGCATTAGCTGAACTGTTTTCTAATTTGAATTCGGATACACAGGACGTCCACTGATTGGTTCTACCCGTCTCCATCAATTTCTTAGCATTGCAATATACGACAAGACTATTAGTGCCTGATGTCATGTTAGAAATTGATGTTTGGAGTAGAGTGCGTGGATCAACTTCAACTATTTTGCGCAGTTTCGGAACCAATCAAAGAATATTTTATGCAGCTCGAATAATCAAATCCAAACATGCCATCCTTGTGGTGTGCCAATTGCCAAGAGTGccccagaacagggatcaaattaCACCACGCAGCACTATAAACTCTGTGAATCGCCAAAACTAGACATCTTGTCATAGAAATAGCTCCAAAAGATTGTTGTTAATATGTCAAGAAATTTTTCTAAGAGCTTTTGTTAAGAGTTTCATCACTGTTTTGAGCAGCATGATCATGATGTAGAAACTTGCTTTACATTGATTTCAGTAGCCTTACACCGGTAAAACCAATCGAGGAGTGTTCCAGTGGATCTATCAGGAGAATATTATACGAAGCTATATTGTCCAGAAAAGGTATGTGTATGTCCTTCAGATTATGCTGCTCGTCATGCACTTCTTCTTCGATATGATCATATCACTTTGTGGTAAGATTGATCATACAGATCGCAAACCTGCCAAATGATCCAGCATCCTTTGGTGCTTGGGCAACTTCGCCCTAAGACACTACTTGGTGGAAGCTGACGTACTACTTTGCACCAAGGGAGAGGAAACTTCCTGGAGATCTTGTAGCAGCAGCCGCAGGGGCTTCTCCATGTCGAGCAGGGCTGGAAGATGTGGACTGCCCAGCAACCTCGTTGACCACGGTACGTTCATATCGTTTATTGGGTCACCAGATATCCAAGTGACTGCCATCGTACAATTTGAGTGGGTTCAAGACATCACAGTAACTCAGAACAAAGGTAGTTCAACTCCATCATGTTTCATAAGCCAAGACTCTGCATCTCCTGTCTGTTCTCCCTGTTCTTGTGATTTTTTTGCAACAAATTCAACCAAATTAGATCGTGAGTTTGATCCAGAATACGGAAGGAAAGCTAATGTCCACTACATTAGCATGCATGTTCTGTAAGCTCTAGATCATGATGATACatcaattttttctttttcttttcttgtttctgaACATTGGTGACTACATCATGAACTGTGGTTATTAAAGAGTCTTATCTGTACAAGGACTCTACCAGATTTTTCTCCAGCAATAGCAACCCGAATCTCAACTCTTTCTTTGATGGAATGCTTCTTTCCATAACTATCATGCCCGAGACCTGTGTGTGAATTCCGTCAAGACTTGGGTCTATGCGTTGTGAAAGCAGCTCGCGATGGTTGCGCAATTAGCTCCCAGCTTCTGAGATGCTCTGAAGCGAAGGACGCCAATGGCGGCCTCTTGCCGCCACCTGCGTTCTGCTCTTTTGCCGATCCCTCTCCTGATTTGTTGCCTGGAACATGTCATGGAGTATTGACTGCATGATTCTACCTGAACTCTATTTGGATTTTGTAGAGAAAAGACTATGCTTTCTGTTTTAAGCTCGACTCTACTTGTGTGTGATTTTTGCTCTGTTTTATGATTCAGCATATGTAGGAATTGATTGAAGTATACTACTTTGGAATTCATATATCATGATCGATCACAATAGATGTGTACCTGATGTGTGGCATCTGAATCCTCCTCTTTTTCCTGTCGAGCAGGATCTGCACACTGATCGTTTGTtccatgctgctgctgctgttgctgttttCTGATCGATTCAGCCTGGTTTTTCTTGAGCTTCTCATACTTCCTTTGCCTCAGAGCCTTTGCAACTTCTGGCAAAGAATCTGAGATCAGAGAGCCAAGCAAGGAATCGGGAAATGGTAGAGAAGCAGTGCGGATGGAACCTTGGGAGGTGATGAGCCGGTAAACTTGGCCGAGCAGGAGCATGTCCCTGGGCTTGAGCAGCCGCACGCGGGTGAACCGCACGGTGCcggcaccgccgccgccgccgtccgtCTTCGTCTCCGAGACGTAGAGGGTGACGAGGGCGACGTGGTAGCCCGGGTTGCTCTTCATGACATCCGCCGCGCTCGTCGGCCAGTAAAGCCGCTCCACCCGCCCGCCGGGGTGCTGGATCACCACCGTGGCCACCTCCGCTGCCTGGCAATTCCCCATCTTTCTCCTCTCCCTCCTTTATCTTCACCGATGGTTGTTTGTGTTGTTGATATACAGGAacggaagaggaggaaaagaacgTTGCAGAGAAGAAAGCAGCCTTCAACCAACTGCAGCTGCTCGTGGGTGGCCTTCTTTAATGGGATGACAGAGAGGTGAGTCTCAAAACCCTGATATTCTAGTACAGTCTACTCTGCACTCGCCTAAAATAATAATgtcgatagagagagagagagagagtgatagaGTACTTCCTCCGCTAATGGGCTACTCGATCTTTAACTTGGCATGATGTCAGTGGGCGTATGGGGGCGGTAAAGACGATGGTAGGCGTGGTTTTACGTTGCAGGTCAGGGATGGGGATGAGGACAGGGTTATCATTTTACTGCAAGCGGGCAGCAGCGCTCAGGGGCGTGAGATTCTTCCTGTCATGGGAGTGTGTGCGCGAGGCGAGGGGGTGAGAGGGGCCACATTACCAAGACGAAGACACTGAATCACTGACAGAGAAGAAACGTCATTTGCCTCTTTCTGCCCACCGAGCCATGGGATGGGACTTTTGGGTCGTCCTGGGGGCAAAAAGCTTCTGCCATTCTGTGTTCATGGCCCACTGTTACCTCTCTTATCCTCCTGGTGCTGGCTCCGGGACATGAGGTGAACAGTAGTGACTACTCGTCGTTGCCCTCTGGCATCCACTAGCAGTATCGCAGGACGTGGTTTTTGTCTCATGGAGTGTGTTCGCTGTACGCATTCACTGTTCGTTCATAGTTGAACTATGGTCCAATACCTgctgggtgggtgggtgggtgggtggtgGTACGTGATACTTTTTTGAGTGTGGCATTAAACCTCTTCCCAAATAATCGATGTTGCAAGTAATGTGTTGATTTTGGAGGTGGGGAGTAGTAGTAGGTAGGGCATGGATGCATCAAAGGAGGAGTCAACAACCATCTTTTGCGTTAGCTTCGGATTTAAATCAGTCGAATGATTAGTTTAATGTGGAAAACACAGTTGATGCTATGTTAAGTCTCCAAGTCCAGGGAGAGTAAAGTGCAAACACCACCTCTCTCCTCTCAGCTTTCTGGAAAATCCATCTCAAAGTTGTGTTCCTGAAATCATGTACTCGTGCATCACATCGGTTCgacgttctcctcctttctttcaGGTCCATGCTGCCCCCACCCCCCAAAGTCATTACAGTCCATGCCCCAAAGTGGGTCTCATTGATCAGTGCACCTGTGCTTGATTAATTTATCAAGAGAATCTATACTTGTTTAATCACCACTGTTCTACTTGTACGCTTACTTGAAAAGATAGATGAATGCTCTAGCATGCTTTCATGGTAGCTTTGAAAGATTTAGATTGTGTTGTatcagagagagaaaagaagtggTTAAACACGTCAGTTAGTTACTCAACACAGCTAACCCTGTTTCTTTTCCATGTTAGTTTGTTTTTTCTCTATTAGGACTTGCATTGTCTGCATCAGAAGAAAGTTCTCATGCAAGTCACTTTGGACGGCCACCATGTAGTAGAATAGGTAGAAAAACTCTTTTAAGGATGTGTcatcaaccaccaccaccacctaatTTTGATCTTAGTATGAAATGGTCCTTCTTGTACGTACATACATCAGAACAGATGAGGGAGCGTGCAAGGTATTCAATCCCTTGAGTCGAAGAGACAATGATGACTTCAACTACCAGCTTTTGGGACTGATAAATACATGTAAAACAATAGGTTTCTCTCCCTAGAAATTAGTCCCCCGTGGTTGTCAAGTTCCCTACAGTTG
This genomic stretch from Musa acuminata AAA Group cultivar baxijiao chromosome BXJ3-9, Cavendish_Baxijiao_AAA, whole genome shotgun sequence harbors:
- the LOC103998298 gene encoding ankyrin repeat domain-containing protein EMB506, chloroplastic; translated protein: MLELAMVAGAGLSSSSFHLLHLRPSSAFRSLNPLLPPKPPLILSSSSRAAVRAHSFAGNFEWHGSAARAKRGSDGFWEDPDDGYDSELEEVDQELEDEEGEEVSGDQGDATISTVSQYDDLVKEVDLILEPEEKVILQRNEVPDLSKISTMKWNPFHSLALSGQIPFMDKLLEDGSTDIDCLDKDGFTALHKAIIGKKEAVISHLLRRGANPQVKDPDGATPLHYAVQVGAMQTVKLLIKYKVDVNVADNDGWTPLHVAIQTRSRDIAKVLLVNGADKTRRNKDGKTPLDLSLCFGKDFKSYELAKLLKLVPANRNF
- the LOC135648574 gene encoding uncharacterized protein LOC135648574 isoform X1, with the protein product MGNCQAAEVATVVIQHPGGRVERLYWPTSAADVMKSNPGYHVALVTLYVSETKTDGGGGGAGTVRFTRVRLLKPRDMLLLGQVYRLITSQEVAKALRQRKYEKLKKNQAESIRKQQQQQQHGTNDQCADPARQEKEEDSDATHQATNQERDRQKSRTQVAARGRHWRPSLQSISEAGS
- the LOC135648574 gene encoding uncharacterized protein LOC135648574 isoform X2, producing MGNCQAAEVATVVIQHPGGRVERLYWPTSAADVMKSNPGYHVALVTLYVSETKTDGGGGGAGTVRFTRVRLLKPRDMLLLGQVYRLITSQVAKALRQRKYEKLKKNQAESIRKQQQQQQHGTNDQCADPARQEKEEDSDATHQATNQERDRQKSRTQVAARGRHWRPSLQSISEAGS